A genomic window from Purpureocillium takamizusanense chromosome 2, complete sequence includes:
- the LEU2_1 gene encoding 3-isopropylmalate dehydrogenase (COG:E~EggNog:ENOG503NUBD~antiSMASH:Cluster_2.2) yields MAEHNIVVFAGDHCGPEVIAEAIKVIKTVEELSPTAGKFNLQDHLLGGCSIDQTGTPLTDKALAAAKAADAVLLGAIGGPEWGTGAVRPEQGLLRLRSEMGAYGNLRPCFFASDALVESSPLKASVCRGIDMMLVRELTSGIYFGERKEYDGHNALDTTVYTKPEIERIARMGGYLARTRGDSRVISLDKANVLATSRLWRSVVEEVFKNEFPDIKVEHQLIDSAAMIMVKNPRQLNGVMIAPNLAGDILSDEASAIAGSIGLLPSASLCGIPGSAVPSICEPIHGSAPDISGKGIVNPIGTILSVAMMFRYSLNLAHEAKIVEDAVRAAIDAGLRTKDMGGSTGTAEAGDAIVAELVKILKA; encoded by the exons ATGGCGGAACACAACATTGTTGTTTTTGCGGGCGACCACTGTGGCCCAGAG GTCATTGCTGAGGCAATCAAG GTCATCAAgacggtcgaggagctgagCCCGACTGCTGGCAAATTCAATCTGCAGGACCACCTGCTCGGAGGG TGCTCCATCGACCAGACCGGCACCCCCCTCACAGacaaggccctcgccgccgccaaagccgccgacgccgtgctcctcggcgccatcggcggcccTGAATGGggcaccggcgccgtccgcccgGAGCAGGGCCTCCTAAGGCTACGCAGTGAGATGGGAGCCTATGGAAACCTCCGCCCCTGCTTCTTCGCGtccgacgccctcgtcgagtcCTCCCCCCTTAAGGCGTCCGTCTGCCGCGGCATCGACATGATGTTGGTCCGGGAGTTGACCTCAGGCATATATTTCGGAGAGCGAAAAGAGTACGATGGGCATAATGCGCTCGACACGACTGTTTACACGAAACCGGAAATCGAGCGTATCGCGCGAATGGGCGGCTACCTGGCCAGGACGAGGGGAGACTCGCGGGTCATCTCGCTAGACAAGGCAAACGTGCTGGCGACAAGCAGACTCTGGCGTAGTGTGGTTGAGGAGGTCTTTAAAAACGAGTTTCCTGATATCAAGGTCGAGCATCAGCTTATTGACAGCGCGGCCATGATCATGGTCAAGAACCCGAGGCAGCTGAATGGCGTCATGATAGCGCCCAACTTggcag GGGATATTctcagcgacgaggcgagcgcCATAGCTGGAAGCATAGGGCTCCTCCCGAGCGCGAGTCTCTGCGGGATTCCGGGCTCTGCAGTGCCTTCTATCTGTGAACCGATTCATG GTAGCGCGCCGGACATATCAGGGAAAGGGATTGTC AATCCCATTGGCACCATCCTTTCCGTGGCCATGATGTTCCGGTACTCTCTGAACCTCGCCCACGAGGCTAAaatcgtcgaggacgcggtccgcgccgccatcgacgccgggCTGAGAACCAAGgacatgggcggcagcaCGGGCACTGCAGAAGCAGGAGATGCCATCGTTGCTGAGCTGGTCAAGATTCTCAAGGCGTGA
- the LEU2_1 gene encoding 3-isopropylmalate dehydrogenase (COG:E~EggNog:ENOG503NUBD~antiSMASH:Cluster_2.2), with amino-acid sequence MAEHNIVVFAGDHCGPEVIAEAIKVIKTVEELSPTAGKFNLQDHLLGGCSIDQTGTPLTDKALAAAKAADAVLLGAIGGPEWGTGAVRPEQGLLRLRSEMGAYGNLRPCFFASDALVESSPLKASVCRGIDMMLVRELTSGIYFGERKEYDGHNALDTTVYTKPEIERIARMGGYLARTRGDSRVISLDKANVLATSRLWRSVVEEVFKNEFPDIKVEHQLIDSAAMIMVKNPRQLNGVMIAPNLAGDILSDEASAIAGSIGLLPSASLCGIPGSAVPSICEPIHGSAPDISGKGIVVRQDPLFSDDSCPFAASTELTSFPESHWHHPFRGHDVPVLSEPRPRG; translated from the exons ATGGCGGAACACAACATTGTTGTTTTTGCGGGCGACCACTGTGGCCCAGAG GTCATTGCTGAGGCAATCAAG GTCATCAAgacggtcgaggagctgagCCCGACTGCTGGCAAATTCAATCTGCAGGACCACCTGCTCGGAGGG TGCTCCATCGACCAGACCGGCACCCCCCTCACAGacaaggccctcgccgccgccaaagccgccgacgccgtgctcctcggcgccatcggcggcccTGAATGGggcaccggcgccgtccgcccgGAGCAGGGCCTCCTAAGGCTACGCAGTGAGATGGGAGCCTATGGAAACCTCCGCCCCTGCTTCTTCGCGtccgacgccctcgtcgagtcCTCCCCCCTTAAGGCGTCCGTCTGCCGCGGCATCGACATGATGTTGGTCCGGGAGTTGACCTCAGGCATATATTTCGGAGAGCGAAAAGAGTACGATGGGCATAATGCGCTCGACACGACTGTTTACACGAAACCGGAAATCGAGCGTATCGCGCGAATGGGCGGCTACCTGGCCAGGACGAGGGGAGACTCGCGGGTCATCTCGCTAGACAAGGCAAACGTGCTGGCGACAAGCAGACTCTGGCGTAGTGTGGTTGAGGAGGTCTTTAAAAACGAGTTTCCTGATATCAAGGTCGAGCATCAGCTTATTGACAGCGCGGCCATGATCATGGTCAAGAACCCGAGGCAGCTGAATGGCGTCATGATAGCGCCCAACTTggcag GGGATATTctcagcgacgaggcgagcgcCATAGCTGGAAGCATAGGGCTCCTCCCGAGCGCGAGTCTCTGCGGGATTCCGGGCTCTGCAGTGCCTTCTATCTGTGAACCGATTCATG GTAGCGCGCCGGACATATCAGGGAAAGGGATTGTCGTGCGTCAAGACCCCCTGTTTTCGGACGATTCCTGTCCATTCGCTGCAAGTACAGAGCTGACATCATTTCCAGAATCCCATTGGCACCATCCTTTCCGTGGCCATGATGTTCCGGTACTCTCTGAACCTCGCCCACGAGGCTAA
- a CDS encoding uncharacterized protein (antiSMASH:Cluster_2.2), which produces MSGNDFHVLPSISGQPAWEAMLRLENDGLSIAVPLRRVAHPSRLSDGEAGNISRAVQVLRVSWPDASTGPSRRRQLGPEFDDAELPSTRLFSWLASKHLNPVYEGFFVDDLFLSRGRLHIPLRQETRGVATAALPEDAWKPLSTASSPRGPAPDAQLWSFTGPDPWVISLPVFCAILLLMVNPTKQVHKDLDCPDRELSWCLDSMQGFCREKGLDEGDRCLAWSLGTFPDCWTYLHFTFHVYLPDTATVERTRPESWPGSGVMCPRGSVVAQIGHNEEVITFAEDRFWIGMRTATSYGGNSTHVNNPQTVAFVVSDTVHFTVKASQSDWDERGLKSPEGATGIALFQMLLMVGIDRWSAGWDLSLKRIDELYTAAVRELGKGWDTATPPPCHLPDRFAERMFRIASVLNAFQKHIDTVPTFLQAMAKRWQDAFPGKYADLCTRFDGATQAELLDNWSLVMAHAAHKHAYLSEKIDKRASAIMKLGDSALLMRLSSAAAHP; this is translated from the exons ATGTCCGGCAACGACTTTCACGTGCTGCCGTCCATTTCCGGCCAGCCGGCTTGGGAGGCCATGCTCCGTCTCGAGAATGATGGGCTCTCCATCGCGGTTCCATTGCGCCGTGTCGCTCACCCGTCTCGGTTGAGCGATGGCGAAGCCGGAAACATTAGCAGGGCCGTGCAAGTGTTGCGAGTCTCCTGGCCCGATGCTTCCACCGGACCGTCGAGGCGCCGTCAGCTCGGCCCTGAattcgacgatgccgagtTGCCCTCGACTCGGCTGTTCTCGTGGCTGGCCTCCAAGCACTTGAACCCCGTGTATGAGGGCTTCTTCGTTGATGACCTCTTCTTGTCGCGGGGCAGGCTGCACATACCGTTGCGTCAAGAGACG CGAGGCGTGGCTACTGCGGCGCTGCCGGAGGACGCTTGGAAGCCGCTTTCGACAGCCTCGTCCCCCCGAGGTCCGGCCCCCGACGCGCAGCTTTG GTCATTCACGGGTCCGGATCCTTGGGTCATTTCGCTGCCAGTATTCTGTGCGATCCTACTCTTGATGGTGAACCCGACGAAACAGGTTCACAAAGACCTCGACTGCCCCGATCGAGAGCTCTCCTGGTGTCTAGACTCTATGCAGGGGTTCTGCCGAGAAAAGGGGCTCGACGAGGGGGACCGCTGCCTTGCCTGGTCTCTCGGCACCTTTCCCGACTGCTGGACATACCTTCACTTCACCTTTCACGTCTATCTCCCTGACACCGCTACTGTGGAGAGGACGCGGCCGGAGTCTTGGCCGGGTTCTGGCGTCATGTGCCCGCGAGGCAGTGTCGTCGCTCAAATTGGGCACAATGAGGAGGTGATAACCTTTGCTGAGGATCGATTCTGGATTGGCATGAGAACCGCCACGTCATACGGCGGCAACTCGACGCACGTCAATAACCCCCAGACGGTTGCCTTTGTGGTATCTGACACCGTGCATTTTACTGTTAAGGCGTCGCAAAGTGACTGGGATGAGCGCGGTCTGAAGAGTCCCGAGGGAGCAACTGGCATTGCCCTCTTCCAAATGCTGCTCATGGTCGGGATAGACCGCTGGAGCGCAGGCTGGGATCTCAGTCTCAAACGCATTGACGAACTGTACACGGCCGCG GTCAGGGAGCTGGGAAAAGGATGGGATActgccacgccgccgccctgccaCCTCCCCGATCGGTTCGCAGAGAGGATGTTTAGGATCGCCAGCGTGCTGAACGCCTTCCAGAAGCACATCGACACCGTTCCTACATTTCTCCAAGCCATGGCAAAGAGATGGCAGGACGCGTTCCCGGGCAAGTACGCGGACCTTTGCACGCGCTTCGACGGGGCGACGCAGGCGGAGCTGCTTGACAACTGGTCCTTGGTCATGGCACACGCGGCGCATAAGCACGCATACCTGTCTGAGAAGATTGACAAGAGAGCCTCCGCCATCATGAAGCTTGGCGATAGC GCCCTCCTGATGAGGctgagcagcgccgcggctcACCCATAG
- a CDS encoding uncharacterized protein (antiSMASH:Cluster_2.2~SECRETED:SignalP(1-17~SECRETED:cutsite=VMA-LD~SECRETED:prob=0.6564)), whose protein sequence is MKTSFVLLLSAVATVMALDSAPKQALPRDLFSPATEAEKRDFGLGPRGVCCCLCDPCNKPGCRTCLC, encoded by the coding sequence ATGAAGACTTCAtttgtcctcctcctctccgccgtcgccaccgtcatGGCCCTTGACTCGGCGCCCAAGCAGGCTCTGCCGCGGGACCTCTTCTCCCCGGCcaccgaggcggagaagagAGACTTTGGGCTGGGACCGCGCGGcgtgtgctgctgcctctGCGACCCTTGCAACAAGCCAGGCTGCCGGACCTGCCTTTGCTAA
- a CDS encoding uncharacterized protein (SMCOG1034:cytochrome P450~EggNog:ENOG503PBXW~antiSMASH:Cluster_2.2~COG:Q): protein METLWLIASLTLAYGIASVVYRLWFHPLSKFPGPPLLAATYVPYVYSNFLRGEWTRKMPALHRKYGPAVRIGPNHIAVDGSIAWQEVFGYRKGRQEFLRVPNLYEAEQVNILTAHHDSHRRQRRQLAPAFNDSALIRQDPTVRKYVKMLLDRLEERARQDQPVNVVEWFNLTLFDITGDLLFSDSFHSLANNGYHPWIRFIVQSFRGTAMQRVYQIYPIAGLFRMIPVWSTPQTIRRYGTEKSMMRLARGEEISPGHKDVTSYMLRQASHGGKAMTRAEVLSTSPTLVVAGSETTATALSGFCFYTARNPRVYAILAEEIRSLFQTEDEITLQSAAAAEYLQAVINETLRVYPPFAELLTRLSPGDTVDGKYVPPGTRVSAYHWATFRNPEHFVDPDEFLPERWLTKDHALYDKRFEVDNKAIYKPFSCGPRDCLGKRLAQAEMRYIIAGLFLRFDFELAHGQDDWHDKQKTFTIWEKSPLYVRLRPRFD from the exons ATGGAGACTCTCTGGCTCATCGCCTCGTTG ACACTGGCGTACGGTATCGCCTCGGTTGTTTACCGCCTCTGGTTTCACCCACTGTCTAAGTTCCCCGGTCCGCCCCTGCTGGCCGCTACATATGTTCCTTATGTCTATTCCAATTTCCTTCGAGGAGAATGGACAAGAAAAATGCCCGCCTTGCACCGCAAATACGGCCCCGCTGTTCGCATCGGGCCTAATCACAttgccgtcgacggctcAATTGCATGGCAAGAAGTGTTTGGCTATCGCAAGGGTCGACAGGAGTTCTTGAGGGTACCCAATCTCTATGAGGCAGAACAAGTCAACATTCTCACGGCCCACCATGACTCCcaccgccggcagcgccggcagctcGCCCCGGCGTTCAACGATTCAGCCCTCATACGACAAGACCCTACTGTCCGCAAGTACGTAAAGATGCTTTTGGACCGCCTCGAAGAGCGTGCGAGGCAAGACCAGCCCGTAAATGTCGTCGAGTGGTTCAATCTAACCCTCTTCGACATCACCGGTGACCTGCTCTTCTCCGATTCCTTCCATAGCCTGGCCAACAATGGCTATCACCCCTGGATCCGCTTCATCGTGCAAAGCTTCCGCGGCACCGCCATGCAGCGCGTCTACCAAATCTATCCCATCGCGGGCCTGTTCCGCATGATTCCGGTATGGAGCACGCCGCAAACTATCCGCCGCTACGGAACAGAAAAGTCCATGATGCGCTTGGCGCGTGGAGAGGAGATTTCGCCGGGACACAAGGACGTCACGTCGTATATGCTGCGTCAGGCCAGTCACGGCGGTAAAGCTATGACCAGAGCCGAGGTCCTGTCCACATCGCCAACACTGGTCGTGGCGGGCAGCGAaaccacggccacggccctATCCGGCTTTTGCTTCTATACAGCGCGTAATCCCCGGGTTTATGCTATCCTTGCCGAGGAAATTCGATCACTATTTCAAACGGAAGATGAAATTACGCTACAgagcgccgcagcagccgaaTATCTTCAAGCCGTTATCAATGAGACGCTCCGTGTGTACCCCCCCTTCGCAGAGTTGCTCACACGACTAAGTCCCGGCGACACGGTTGACGGCAAATACGTCCCACCGGGG ACACGCGTGTCCGCTTATCACTGGGCAACGTTTCGGAACCCCGAGCATTTCGTTGACCCCGATGAGTTTCTCCCAGAAAGGTGGCTCACGAAGGACCATGCTCTATATGATAAGCGGTTCGAAGTCGACAATAAAGCCATCTACAAGCCCTTTAGCTGTGGGCCCCGAGACTGCCTTGGCAAGAGGCTGGCACAGGCCGAGATGCGGTACATCATCGCCGGACTGTTCTTACGATTCGACTTTGAGTTAGCACATGGGCAAGATGACTGGCACGATAAGCAGAAGACCTTTACTATATGGGAAAAGAGTCCGCTATACGTTCGGCTCCGACCGCGTTTCGACTGA
- the BTS1_1 gene encoding geranylgeranyl pyrophosphate synthetase (COG:H~EggNog:ENOG503NVHG~antiSMASH:Cluster_2.2~SMCOG1182:Polyprenyl synthetase), which produces MEDDAVPEGNVKIITGPFDYLRAIPGKNIRGQMIGAFNAWLDVPSASLDVITDAVNMLHIASLLVDDIEDGSSLRRGVPVAHHVFGTPQTINSANYVYFRALQEVQKLSNPRAVEIFTEELLELHLGQGMDLFWRDTLTCPSEKQYLDMVEKKTGGLFRLAVRLMQGESRKDAMPPNCMPLVNALGVLFQIRDDYQNLTAKAYHDSKGMYEDLTEGKFSFPIIHSIRHDPSNLQLLNILKMKTTDIEVKRYAVKRIENTGSLEYTRRVILDLICQARVMCDELGERNKQMHALLDMLALR; this is translated from the coding sequence ATGGAGGACGACGCTGTGCCAGAGGGAAACGTCAAGATCATCACCGGTCCATTTGACTATCTCCGAGCGATTCCGGGGAAGAACATTCGAGGGCAGATGATAGGCGCGTTTAATGCTTGGCTGGACGTTCCATCAGCGAGCCTGGATGTGATTACGGATGCCGTCAACATGCTTCACATCGCATCCCTCTTGGTAGATGACATTGAGGATGGCTCATCGCTCCGGCGAGGTGTACCTGTTGCACATCATGTATTCGGCACACCACAGACGATCAACAGCGCGAATTACGTGTATTTCCGCGCGCTCCAGGAGGTGCAAAAACTGTCAAACCCGAGGGCGGTGGAGATTTtcaccgaggagctgctggaacTGCATCTCGGCCAAGGAATGGACCTGTTTTGGCGCGACACCCTCACTTGCCCGTCGGAAAAGCAGTATCTGGACATggtggagaagaagacgggtGGCCTGTTCAGGCTCGCCGTCAGGTTAATGCAAGGGGAGTCACGAAAGGACGCTATGCCGCCGAATTGCATGCCTTTGGtcaacgccctcggcgtTCTCTTCCAGATCCGGGACGATTATCAGAATttgacggccaaggcctATCACGACAGCAAGGGGATGTATGAAGATCTGACGGAGGGAAAATTCTCGTTTCCTATCATTCACAGCATCCGCCACGATCCGTCAAACCTGCAACTTCTTAATATTCTGAAGATGAAGACTACAGATATTGAGGTCAAGCGGTACGCTGTGAAGCGTATCGAGAACACCGGAAGCCTCGAGTACACCCGGCGAGTGATACTGGACTTGATCTGTCAAGCACGGGTCATGTGTGACGAACTTGGGGAGCGGAACAAGCAGATGCATGCTCTGTTGGATATGCTGGCGCTGCGATGA
- a CDS encoding uncharacterized protein (COG:S~EggNog:ENOG503P1SX~TransMembrane:1 (n8-19c24/25o235-257i)~antiSMASH:Cluster_2.2): MSQREMKVLALGLPRTGSASLAEALRILGYKNVHHGLNNIDNKSDWRLFDRAADASFSVLPGYSEEVLKRQEWDQVFGSCEAATDTASFFAPQLVQTYPRAKVILTIRDFDPWFNSIDETIIRLLWNPMAEIVVRYAGPVLGVKSTTVARKLVLGFFEARNVCEIRSNALRVYERHHRTIQSMVPASQLLIYRMGDGWEPICSFLGKPVPEIEFPRINEMAELKRRGTAVFISRILSATGLVIAQTLGAMILGLIAWKAGRYWRMR; encoded by the coding sequence ATGTCGCAGAGGGAAATGAAAGTCCTTGCCCTAGGGTTGCCGCGAACTGGCTCGGCGTCCCTAGCCGAGGCTTTGAGGATTCTCGGCTACAAAAATGTCCATCACGGTCTCAACAACATCGACAACAAAAGTGATTGGCGCCTATTTGACCGCGCAGCCGATGCAAGCTTTTCGGTTCTCCCGGGTTACAGCGAGGAAGTCCTAAAAAGGCAGGAATGGGACCAGGTTTTCGGCTCCTGTGAGGCCGCAACCGACACGGCTTCATTCTTCGCTCCGCAGCTCGTTCAGACTTACCCGCGCGCCAAGGTCATACTCACCATCAGAGACTTTGACCCATGGTTCAACAGCATTGATGAAACAATCATCCGCCTGTTATGGAATCCAATGGCGGAAATCGTCGTCAGATATGCGGGGCCTGTGCTGGGTGTAAAGTCGACTACGGTAGCCAGGAAGCTTGTTTTGGGATTTTTTGAGGCACGAAATGTATGCGAGATCCGAAGCAATGCACTACGGGTCTACGAGCGACACCACAGGACGATTCAGAGTATGGTTCCCGCTTCACAGCTACTGATTTATCGCATGGGCGATGGCTGGGAACCGATATGCTCTTTTTTGGGAAAACCGGTGCCTGAGATTGAGTTCCCGCGGATCAACGAAATGGCTGAGCTGAAAAGAAGGGGCACTGCTGTTTTCATATCTCGGATTTTGTCCGCCACCGGCTTGGTTATCGCGCAGACTTTGGGGGCTATGATTCTGGGCTTGATCGCGTGGAAAGCAGGGAGATACTGGAGGATGAGATAA